In the genome of Limnobaculum zhutongyuii, one region contains:
- a CDS encoding ion transporter: protein MSETAHSFYQTKRRIYLLCFSIKTPMGKVVSLFWGGIALLIVLTEFMRMGGLGFNFNHPTFYHQMDIIFVLLFSFEYLMRLWVTPKFIKYPTSVMGLIDLITTLSLYLILLFPELVAHYENLMRLGRILCILRLFKLLGVMDDVAFFHRCILKARSKLLLFLFCIVIVAMMSGGIMFVIEGPQNGFTNLGSSIYWAVVTLATVGYGDITPHTTPGRIIASMLIILGYLSLAIPTSILSAYVMAERERKISFRCPICKHVGHERDARYCKHCGGKLSSNG, encoded by the coding sequence ATGTCTGAAACTGCGCATTCATTTTATCAGACTAAACGCCGGATTTATCTGCTGTGCTTTAGTATTAAAACCCCAATGGGAAAGGTTGTCTCTCTGTTTTGGGGAGGAATAGCATTACTTATCGTATTGACTGAATTTATGCGGATGGGGGGATTAGGGTTTAATTTTAATCATCCGACGTTTTACCATCAGATGGATATCATCTTTGTTCTGTTGTTTTCCTTTGAATATCTTATGCGACTTTGGGTTACTCCTAAGTTTATCAAGTATCCAACCTCTGTCATGGGGCTGATTGATTTAATAACCACGCTCAGTCTTTATTTGATTTTATTATTTCCTGAGCTGGTTGCGCATTATGAGAATTTAATGAGATTGGGGCGTATTCTCTGTATTTTGCGCCTGTTTAAACTATTGGGCGTAATGGATGATGTGGCATTTTTTCATCGCTGTATTTTAAAAGCCAGAAGCAAGCTATTACTGTTTTTATTCTGCATTGTTATTGTAGCAATGATGAGCGGCGGTATTATGTTTGTAATAGAAGGCCCACAAAATGGATTTACTAATCTGGGATCTTCAATCTACTGGGCGGTAGTGACACTGGCTACCGTTGGATATGGGGATATTACGCCTCACACCACGCCAGGTCGTATTATTGCTTCCATGTTGATTATATTAGGTTATTTGTCACTGGCGATACCTACCAGTATTCTTTCGGCCTATGTGATGGCAGAAAGAGAACGTAAAATATCTTTTCGCTGTCCGATATGTAAACACGTAGGGCATGAACGTGATGCCCGGTACTGTAAACACTGTGGTGGCAAACTGAGTAGTAACGGTTGA
- the sbcB gene encoding exodeoxyribonuclease I → MKNPAEQPTFYVHDYETFGISPSYDRPAQFAGVRTDSDFNIIAEPLVIYCKPANDYLPDPDAVMITGITPQEAISKGMVEAEFARQIHDSFSVPNTCILGYNNIRFDDEVSRNIFYRNFHDPYAYSWQNGNSRWDLLDVMRACYALRPDGIQWPLNDDGLPSFKLEHLTKANGVEHTHAHDAMSDVYATIAMAKLVKQAQPKLFDYLYQLRNKRKVANLIDIAEITPLVHVSGMFGALRGNTSWIAPLAWHPDNNNAVIVCDLAGDMTPLLELDADTLRARLYTRRDDLGEGELPVPLKLVHTNKCPVLAPAKTLLPENADRLGIDRQRCLANLQLLRQSPDLREKVVAIYSEATPFTPPTDVDGRLYDGFFSDADRAAIGIIQKTKPENLPALTLAFNDNRLETLLFRYRARNYPKTLDDAEQRRWLAHRQEMLSPERLEKYVAKIEQLAQLHGDNADKLSQLKALFRYAEQLVG, encoded by the coding sequence ATGAAAAACCCAGCAGAACAGCCAACTTTTTACGTTCATGATTATGAAACTTTCGGTATTAGTCCATCCTACGATCGCCCCGCTCAGTTTGCCGGCGTTCGTACTGATAGTGATTTCAATATTATCGCTGAACCATTAGTTATTTACTGTAAGCCCGCCAATGACTACCTTCCTGATCCTGATGCCGTGATGATCACCGGTATTACTCCTCAGGAAGCTATCAGCAAGGGCATGGTTGAAGCGGAATTTGCCCGTCAAATTCACGATAGTTTTAGCGTCCCGAATACCTGCATTTTGGGTTACAACAATATTCGCTTTGATGATGAAGTGAGCCGGAATATTTTTTACCGTAACTTCCACGACCCTTACGCTTATAGCTGGCAAAATGGCAATTCTCGTTGGGATCTGCTGGATGTTATGCGAGCCTGTTATGCCCTGCGACCTGATGGTATTCAATGGCCATTGAATGATGATGGCTTACCCAGCTTTAAGCTGGAACACCTCACCAAAGCCAACGGTGTGGAACATACTCACGCTCATGATGCAATGTCCGATGTTTACGCCACTATTGCTATGGCGAAGCTAGTGAAACAGGCCCAGCCTAAACTGTTTGATTATCTGTACCAGTTAAGAAATAAGCGCAAAGTGGCTAACCTGATTGATATTGCCGAAATAACCCCGCTGGTTCACGTATCCGGTATGTTTGGCGCACTGCGGGGAAATACCAGTTGGATTGCACCACTGGCCTGGCATCCGGATAACAATAATGCGGTGATTGTCTGCGATTTAGCGGGTGATATGACCCCACTGCTGGAGCTGGATGCTGATACTTTACGTGCACGACTCTACACCCGTCGTGATGACCTTGGTGAGGGAGAGTTGCCGGTTCCGTTAAAACTGGTACATACCAATAAGTGCCCAGTGTTAGCCCCTGCTAAAACGCTACTGCCGGAAAATGCCGACCGTTTGGGTATCGATCGTCAACGCTGTCTGGCCAATCTTCAATTACTACGTCAGAGCCCGGACCTGCGCGAAAAAGTTGTTGCTATCTATAGCGAAGCTACACCGTTTACGCCACCAACTGATGTGGATGGTCGATTATATGACGGCTTCTTCAGCGATGCGGATCGTGCGGCTATTGGCATCATTCAGAAAACTAAACCGGAAAACCTGCCGGCATTAACGCTGGCCTTTAATGATAACCGGCTGGAAACCCTGTTGTTCCGCTACCGCGCCCGTAACTATCCTAAAACCCTGGATGATGCTGAACAACGCCGCTGGCTGGCACATCGTCAGGAGATGTTAAGTCCGGAACGTCTGGAGAAGTACGTGGCTAAAATCGAGCAACTGGCTCAATTACACGGCGATAATGCAGATAAACTCTCCCAGCTTAAAGCACTGTTTCGCTACGCTGAACAGTTGGTTGGCTAA
- the rarD gene encoding EamA family transporter RarD, translating into MMVRSGAALAIFSFILWGITPLFYRLLPGAEPIEMLAQRILWSLPLLLLVRPLIKQRTRWREIWQDKRSLLFCLLGTSIMAISWCTFTYAMTHDQVLAASLGYFINPLFSILLGMIFLHERLSLSQKLAVLFAFAGVSYQLWQYCQLPVLALIMGSAFALYGLIRKFIRFDIITALTVETLWLFPVAIGLTIWLSTSGESALTNADTTTRIYYALTAPVTLLPLLFFAAAIKRTTLTVIGLSQYIEPTIQFLLAIFLFNEAFDKVKGVSFTLIWIGLLFCMSGLLKGWILQRRHHTSVVQNGQPKEDII; encoded by the coding sequence ATGATGGTCAGGTCCGGAGCCGCGCTGGCAATCTTCTCTTTTATACTGTGGGGCATTACCCCGCTGTTTTATCGCCTGTTACCTGGTGCCGAACCCATTGAAATGCTGGCTCAACGGATTTTATGGTCTCTTCCTCTGCTCTTGTTAGTTCGTCCTTTGATAAAACAGCGCACCCGCTGGCGAGAAATCTGGCAGGATAAGCGCTCCTTGCTGTTTTGTCTGCTGGGTACCAGCATTATGGCTATTTCCTGGTGTACCTTTACTTACGCTATGACTCACGATCAGGTTTTAGCCGCCAGTCTTGGCTACTTTATTAATCCACTATTCTCTATTTTGCTGGGCATGATTTTTTTGCATGAGCGCCTTAGCCTCAGCCAAAAACTGGCGGTACTGTTTGCTTTTGCCGGTGTCAGTTATCAACTCTGGCAATACTGCCAATTACCGGTGTTAGCATTGATTATGGGGAGTGCTTTTGCGCTGTACGGCCTGATTCGTAAGTTCATTCGTTTTGACATTATCACCGCCCTTACCGTTGAAACGCTGTGGCTGTTTCCCGTAGCCATTGGTTTAACCATTTGGTTATCGACCAGCGGCGAAAGTGCATTAACCAATGCCGATACCACAACCCGGATTTACTATGCGCTGACAGCTCCAGTTACCCTGCTGCCTTTGCTATTTTTCGCTGCCGCAATTAAACGCACCACCTTAACCGTGATTGGATTATCCCAATATATTGAACCCACTATTCAGTTCTTACTGGCGATTTTCTTGTTCAATGAGGCTTTCGATAAAGTGAAAGGCGTTAGCTTTACCCTGATTTGGATTGGGTTGCTGTTTTGTATGTCGGGGTTACTGAAGGGATGGATTCTACAAAGACGGCATCATACTTCTGTTGTTCAAAATGGTCAGCCAAAAGAAGATATTATTTAA
- a CDS encoding APC family permease, with the protein MSISLSATSIPVANRVQLKRSLKLWQIVVIGLAYLTPMTVFDSFVIVSGKTEGHVPSAYILALVAVLFTAISYGKLVRQFPEAGSAYTYSQKAINPHVGFMVGWLSLMDYMFLPMINTLLAKIYLSALFPEVASWIWVVGFVFIMTVINLRSVNWVANLNMILVFFQIAILVAFVYLVWEGLHLGDAGRAQVDITRPFFSSEAQVVPIIAGATVLCFSFLGFDAVSTLSEETPDPKRVIPKAIFLTALYGGIIFVTVSFFIQLYFPDLTILNDPDNATPEIALYVGGKMFQFILLCCTVVGALASGLASHASIARLLYVMGRDNVLPEKVFGYVHPKWKTPVTNILLVGVVALAALFLDLESAISLINFGALVAFSFVNISVIWFFFVRQKRNKSAKDIFSFLILPLIGAIMIVILWLNLEEDSLRLGLIWGGLGLLYLVYITRGFRRPVPTLGANRGVTPALLPDNGDNTVTEVK; encoded by the coding sequence ATGTCTATTAGTCTTTCTGCAACCTCTATACCTGTCGCTAACCGCGTTCAACTCAAACGTTCACTAAAACTGTGGCAAATCGTCGTTATCGGTTTGGCGTATCTGACGCCAATGACCGTATTCGACTCGTTTGTGATCGTTTCCGGTAAGACAGAAGGCCATGTTCCCAGCGCTTATATTCTGGCATTAGTTGCCGTACTGTTTACGGCTATTAGCTATGGCAAATTAGTGCGTCAGTTTCCGGAAGCGGGATCGGCATATACTTATTCGCAAAAGGCGATAAATCCTCATGTGGGCTTTATGGTGGGTTGGTTATCATTGATGGACTATATGTTCCTGCCAATGATTAACACACTGCTGGCAAAAATCTATTTGTCGGCACTGTTCCCTGAAGTCGCGTCATGGATATGGGTTGTTGGCTTTGTCTTCATTATGACGGTGATTAACCTGCGTAGCGTTAACTGGGTGGCAAACCTGAATATGATTCTGGTGTTTTTCCAGATCGCTATTCTGGTGGCGTTTGTCTATCTGGTTTGGGAAGGTTTGCATCTTGGTGATGCAGGCAGAGCCCAGGTTGATATCACCAGACCGTTCTTCTCCAGCGAAGCGCAAGTTGTGCCGATTATTGCCGGTGCAACGGTACTTTGCTTCTCGTTTTTGGGCTTTGACGCGGTCAGTACCTTATCTGAAGAGACGCCGGACCCTAAACGCGTGATCCCTAAAGCCATCTTCCTGACGGCGCTGTATGGCGGCATCATTTTTGTCACGGTTTCTTTCTTTATTCAGCTCTACTTTCCGGATTTAACCATACTGAACGATCCGGATAACGCCACGCCAGAAATCGCGCTGTACGTTGGCGGGAAGATGTTCCAGTTCATTCTGCTGTGCTGCACGGTAGTCGGGGCGCTGGCATCAGGTCTGGCTTCTCATGCCAGTATTGCCCGCCTGTTATATGTAATGGGACGTGACAACGTGCTGCCGGAAAAAGTGTTTGGTTATGTACATCCTAAATGGAAAACGCCGGTAACCAATATTTTACTGGTTGGCGTAGTGGCTCTGGCCGCACTGTTCCTCGATCTGGAAAGTGCCATTTCACTGATTAACTTTGGTGCTCTGGTTGCTTTTAGCTTTGTTAATATCTCGGTTATCTGGTTCTTCTTTGTGCGCCAGAAGCGCAATAAAAGCGCTAAAGATATTTTCAGCTTCCTGATCCTTCCGCTGATTGGCGCAATCATGATTGTCATTCTGTGGCTGAATCTGGAAGAAGACTCACTGCGTCTTGGTTTGATTTGGGGCGGGCTGGGCTTGTTGTATCTGGTTTATATTACCCGTGGATTCCGTCGCCCGGTCCCGACGCTGGGAGCTAATCGGGGTGTTACACCTGCGTTATTGCCTGATAATGGCGATAATACGGTAACTGAAGTTAAATAA